The Wolbachia endosymbiont of Ctenocephalides felis wCfeT genomic interval TTCAACGCATGACACTGGAGCCAGATTTTTATTTCTAGATCCCAGTGTCAGGCTACTCTGGTGACAAAGTTTGTTAATCTCTTGCTCAAGTGCCTCAGCCTGTGCTTTTGTGTTTTCTAAAATTGGCGATTTACCTCCAATTCGTTTATATATTTCTCGTGCAGTTTTTTCGCGTTTTGAAGATATGAGTTTTGCTAGAAGGAACCGGAAGGGATTCGGTAAGTTAATTATTCTTTTATCGCAAAAAAGATTGAATAAAAAAGGACGAATTGCATCCAGTGAGTCAGGCCCACCGAGATTAAGTAAAATAACCGCCTTTTTCATTAGATCTAATGGTATAAACTAGTTATTTATACCATTTCAGTTACAACTGTACAAACACTGTGCTAACAGTGCTCTTGATGAATAAAGGCTTTGATATTTATCATAAAGCTATTTATAATTATGCAGTAATTAAAATGTAGTTATGGCAGAAAGAGCTAATGATATTAGACCTGGCCAAGTATTGGAGCATAATGGTGGGTTGTTTTTAGTTGTAAGTATTATGCATACTCAACCTGGTAAAGGTGGTGCATATATACAAGCTGAAATGAAAAACATTAAAACTGGCTCAAAACATTATGAGAGATTTCGTTCTGATGCAACGATTAGAAGGGCTATTTTAGATGAAGAGGAGTACACTTACCTCTTTACCGAAGGAAATATTGTCAGTCTCATGCATCCAGGCAATTATGAGCAAATTACTATAAATTTAGAG includes:
- the efp gene encoding elongation factor P, with the translated sequence MAERANDIRPGQVLEHNGGLFLVVSIMHTQPGKGGAYIQAEMKNIKTGSKHYERFRSDATIRRAILDEEEYTYLFTEGNIVSLMHPGNYEQITINLELLGDKKIYLQDNMIVKVVTYQDKIISAHVPDYVTLTVRETESVIKGQTATSSYKPAILENGMRVSVPQFIKEEDKIVVYTPDDSYYERVKE